The DNA segment GGGCAAAGAGAGTGACTCCTCACACCAAGAATTGTTGCCCGTATTGAAAAGAGAGCATTTCTTGATGGATTGAGGGTGTGACAGGATGATGAAAGAAGACAAAGACGAAGCAGAGAGGGAGTGTTTGGATATGAAACGAGGagtaaacaaaagggaattgaAGTGCTTGCAGGTTGATCTTAGATCGAGGAACGTTTTCAATGGCAAGAATGAAAGGATTCTCTCCAGGAGATGATTCGGTAGCTGGCTCCATATTCTTGAATCCATACATGAATCCTCACAAGAAATCCGTCGATTAGCGACCGACAAATCGGTACTCGATCAACCTTTGTGTTGAAGATCGGTGAAACTTTCTACTGGAAAATTCATGTCGGAGGTTCTTTCACATGGGATTCTTCGCAAGGATGGATTTGAAaagtttgagaatttatggaaattttttaATGACTAATGATGCTCATGTGGAAGATATTAGGTGGAGCTACTcatttgatttattggtaaattAATCTACGAGTTGGACTATTTTATGATAACTTTGGCTCAGAAGTTGGAAGGAAAGAGAAAAAAAGATGTGAACATAATTccaaatattgaataaatttgGTTACGTGATATTTAAGTTCATATTTTCTTGTTAATAAATTGAGTGATTTTGAATTTAAGGGCTctatcattttttaattttctacACTGAGTGTGGTAACTCAATTTGTGAATCTAAAATCAAATTCCTAATTTTAAAAGATTGTGTTTTTACTTTCTTGGAAGTCTACCACTTGTACGTACACGCTAAGTCGGATCTAGTCGTTTTATGAGAGAATAACGGATTATTTTATGCTACACCTGGAGTTCTTCTCCTcccatgatgtggtcaaatatcaaccattggATCATCAACACATATGTTAATTTCCATACAAATATAAGGGTCCCACGTGATCTAATGATATTGAAATAGGGGAAGAAACACTCCGGTGTAGCATAAACTAACCCGGGAATAACGTAAGTCAAATGCTACGAGTAAATTTATGTTTCTAATcacaaaaatttatgtgataCAATTTAATTGGATCTCCGATTTGATTCGAAATAAGAGAAATTTTgtgtttaatataaaaaaaatattacttatttcgtagataagaactcgtttAACTCGTCTCACGGATATAAATCTAAGAGACTGTGACATGAgacttataatttttttaataagaaCTAATGTAATTCAGACTTTTAAGTATCAACGATCTAACGTCATACAAGACGGAAATTGTGATATTGAAAGATTTGACTTCTATTCTATTTATTACACTCGAAGGCAATAAATTTTTGTGTCATGCACTTTCGCATTCCACGGTCGTTTGAGTAGCCGCCCCTGATTATCTTCTAGGTACCAAGTATTGGCACCGACCTTTCTAAAAAGTTTGTACGGCCCCTCCCATCGGGCATCTAACTTCCCTACTTCCCATGCTGGATTAACCCTCTTCAACACAAATTCTCTTTCTTGAAATTCCCGGGGCTTGACTTTTCGATTATAAGCTCTCATCACCCGAGCTCTGTAGGCCTCCATTCGGCGAGCTGCCCTCTCCCTTCGTTCTTCAATCAGATCCAATTCTTGTGCCCGAGCCCCTTCTTCTGTATCCTCATATGCCATAACCCGAGCTGAGGGTTGTCCAACTTCCACTGGCAAAATAGCTTCGGAACCATATACCAGGCTGAAAGGTGATTCGTGCGTAGCAGTATGAGGAGTGGTGCGATAGGCCCATAGCACACTCGGGATCTCCTCGACCCAATCTTTTCCCATTCCATGCAACCGAGCCTGCAACGATCGAACAATAGTACAGTTGGTTACCTCCGTTTGACCGTTACTTTGGGGATAGGCGACCGAGGTGAAGGCCTGCCTAATGTTCATCTCTGCACACCAATCTGCCAACTTCTGCCCCTGAAATTTTCTGCCATTATCCGAGACCAACTTCCTTGGGAGCCCAAACCGGCATACTATATTCCTCCATAAAAACTTCATCACCTATCCTTATGTTATTTTCGCCAAAGGCTCCGCCTCCACCTACTTAGAAAAATAATCCACGGCTAccaacaagaatttcttctgtGCCCGGGCTATCGGGAAAGGTCCCACTATGTCCAGACCCCATTGATCAAAGGGGCATGAGGCCTATACCGGATTAAGATTACTCGCCGGGCTATGCTGTACATTGCCAAATCTCTGACATCCTTCACAAGACCGAGCCATTTTAGATGCATCAGCCTGTAAAGTGGGCCACCAGAATCCTGACAGCGGTACCCTTCGAGCCAGACTCATAGACCCCCCATGGTTTCCGCACCATCCTTCGTGCACCTCCCGTAAGACATATTCTGTTTCCCCCTCTGTTAGACATTTGAGAAAAGAGCCCTGATAGGAACGCCTATATAGCCTACCTCCCAAAATAGTAAATCTGGGTGCTTGTATCCGTAAGACCCGAGCTTGTCCTTTGTCTGCTGGAAGATCCCTATCGGTAAGGTACTTGACTATCGGGGCCATCCATGTATCTTCTCGGACAACCGGCTCCAAGGCTTCTATGGCAGCCACCAACTCGCTTTGTAACAAAGATTCTGTATCATCCTTTTCCCCGGTGACAACTTTCTTTGCCAAGGCGTCTGCTTCCATATTTTCTTCCCAGGGTATCTGCTCTATGCTCTAAGTAACGAAACTGGCCCGAGCTCTTCAATTACCTTACAGtattttatcaatttttctTTTCGGGTACAGAAGGTTTTCTTCACTTGCTGGACAACCAACTGTGAGTCAGAGTATATTATAATGTGGCTTACCCCGACTTCCCGAGCCTGCTTCATTCCAGCTATCACAGCCTCATATTCAGCTTCATTGTTGGAGGCCTGGAAATCCAACTTCACAGCTATTTTGATTTTCTCCTGGGTGGGTGAAACCAGGATGACCCCGACACCACTGCCTCCAACACTACTGGCTCCATCTACAAATACTCTCCATACTTCTTCCTGACCAAAAGTGGCCACCTCTATCAAAAAATCGGATAAGGCATGTGCTTTAATGGCCTTACGTGGTTGGTATTCAATATCATACTCTCCTAAATACATTGTCCATTTTACAAGCCTCCCCGAGGCATCTGGATGAGTCATGATTCGCCCTAGGAGGCTGTTAGTAAGGAAAGTTACCGGGTGAGACAGGAAATAAGGTCTCAATTTCCGGGCTGTTATTACCAAAGCCAGGGCCATCTTCTCAATCTCTGTATATCTAACTTCCACCCCCTTCAAAGCATGACTAACATAGTACACAGGCCTTTGATCTCCCTTTTCATCCTTTATTAAAACAGTGCTGACAGCCCTCTCGGTATTAGATAGATATATCCACAACCTTTCCCCCGGATCTGGCTTAACCAAGATAGGCAAGCTATCCAGATGTTCCTTCAATTCCTGAAAGGCCTGCTCACACTGCTTGGACCAACCAAACCTCTGGGCCTTGCGCAACACTTGGAAAAAGTGATAACTACGATGAGCTGACCGAGCGACGAACCGGGCCAGGGCTGTAATTCGCCCGGTCAATCGCTGTACCTCCTTGATTGATGTTGGCGAAGGCATTTCCTGCAACAGTTTCACCTTTTCTAGGTTGACTTCTATCCCTCGTTCAGTCACCATGAACCCCAGAAATTTGCCACTTTTCACTCCGAATATACACTTGGCTGGATTCAACTTGATCACATACCGCCGTACTGTGGCAAAAGTTTCCTCCATGTCGGGTATAAGACAATCCCGGATCCTGGATTTCACcagcatatcatccacatataccTCCACGTTCCGACCCATCTGTTCCCGGAACACTTTATCCGTCATCCTTTGATACGTGGCCCTTGCATTTtttaaaccaaatggcataatCACGTAACAAAAAGTACCTCCTGATGTGATAAAGCTGACTTTGTCTTGATCCTCCAGAGCTAAAGGAATTTGATGATAGCTCTGGTATGCATCCATGAAGCACAGCAATTCACACCCGGATGTGGAATCCACCAACTGGTCAATCTGGGGTAAAGGATAACAATCCTTGGGACAAGATTTATTTAAATCCCGAAAATCCACGCACATCCGCCACTTCCCTGTGGCCTTCGGTACCAGCACTATATTGGACAGCCAAGTAGGAAATTGCACTTCCTTGATGTGTCCGGCCCATAATAGCTCTTGAACCTGCTCCGCTATTACTTTATCCTCTCAGCCCCAAAATGTCTCTTCTTTTGTAGCACTGGTCGGGATCCAGGGGTGATGTTGAGTTTGTGTTCTGCCACATGAGATGAAACTCCCATCAAATCACCCTGAGCCCAAGCGAACACATCCCTGTTCCGGATGAGGCAGTTTTTCAATTGTTCGGCCAAATTTGCTTCTAAGTCCCGGGAAATCTTGAAAGACTTTCCAGCTTGTCCGAGCACCAGCTCCACCTCCTCATACTCGCCCTTAGATTCATCCACAGAACAAACTTCTCTTCCTCCTTGACCTCCCTCCTTTTCGATCTGCCTCGCCCTCTTATAATCTACTTTAACCGTCTCGGCATAACACTTTCTGAAAGAAGGTTGATCGCCTCGGACATCTCCTACCTTATCTCCCACGGGGAATTTGATCTTCTGATGGTAAGCTGAGGCCACGGCTCTGAAAGAGTTCATAGCTGGCCTCCCCAAGATGACATTATAAGAAGAGGGTGCCTCTACTAATGTGAATCTTGTCATGACCGTCTTTTTCTCATCTCCGGACCCCAAGGTTATGGGCAGCAACATTTCCCCTTGAGGTTGTACTGTGTGCCCAGCAAATCCATACAGAGCAGTTTTTACCGGGCTCAACTCATACCCCTGCAGATCCATCTGCTCGAAGGCGTCCTGGAAAAGGACATTTACCGAGCTTCCTGAGTCTACAAACACTCTTCGTACATCATAATTAGCGATCCGAGCTTGTATAAGCAAAGCATCATTATGTGGCAGGTTTACTCCTTCCAGGTCTTGGGGTCCAAATGTGATGATGGGCCCTGAACCCTGTCTCCTTTCCTCTACCCCCAAACTCTCCTTCCGACTCCAAGACTTTCTAGCCCGGTTTGAGTCTCCGTCAGTAGATCCCCCTGATATCATGTTAATGACGCCTTTGGTTGGCCCATCTCCcgattttctattttctttagTAGAATCTATCTCTTGTTTTCCCTTCTCCCGGGAAAGAATGACagccgggggggggggggggggaaccGACATCTGTGACCCCCGAAACCAAGGAAGACTTCGGGGCTTTTTCTGGACCGGCTTACCATCCCTAGTATAAGGCAACTGCTGTCTCTGCTGCAACGTTAGGCATTCACTGGTGTCATGGGTGCATTCTTGATGAAGTGCACAGTACTTCCAGGACTTCTCTCTGGAAACAGGGGCCTGGACTTCAACCCCTTCTTCACATACGTGCACAGCCCTATCTCGGATCCCTCGGTGCGGTGCATACCGGGATAACCGCCCCATGGGATCATGGTTTTCCTTGCTTCTTCCTTGGTCCTGGCCTCCCTCCCACCGGGCTACCTCCTTTTTCTGCTTCTGAGCTTCCTCCATGTTAATGTATTTCTCGGCCCGAGCCAACAAATCCTCGAAAGTCCGGGGTGCTTTTTTCACTAGTGATTTGAAAATTTTCCCCTCCCGAAGACCTTGAGTGAAGGCAGTGATCTTGGTCTCCTGAGCGCAGGTCGGGACCTCCAAAGCAATCTTATTGAACCTTTTGATGTAGGTTCGTAAAGATTCCTCTCCTGACTGTTTTGCTTCAAATAGGCTATAGGCAGTTTTCCTATACCTCTTGCTACTGCTGAAGTGCTGCAAGAACACTTGCTTGAATTCTGCAAACGATCGAACACTCTGTGGCTCCAACTTCTCAAACCACCTTTGGGCAGAATCCACCAAAGTGGTTAAGAAGACTTTGCACTTGATCTTATCCCCATAGCAATGCAGCATAGCTACATTCTCAAAGCGAGCCAGGTGCTCCTTTGGATCAGTGCTCCCATCATACTCCCGGATTTTTGCCGACTTGTAATGAGATGGCAAGGGCTCCTCTATCACCTCCTGTGAAAAAGGGCAACCTGGGATCTTGATAGACCAGGCCATTTTGGGATCCTCTTCTTCCAACTTCTGTATCTTCCTCCTAAGTTCATGTAATTCGTCCGCCACAGAAGGCTGTATTGAGTGCATCCAAGAACTTTCCTCTTCTTCACCTTCTCTGGCTCGGGCATCAGGGTTCGGATTACCCcggttttcttcttcttccattGTGATTTCATTTGATCGTGGTTGCTTTGTAGCTGCTAACGATTTCTGTATCATATCCTGCACATATGATTCGAGCTGCTCCAGAGGAATAATAATGTTCCGGCCCTGCTGGGGGCCTTCCGAGGGTGTTTGTCCATGAGAAGCCATATCTATGTCTATAGAAAAAGCTtttccacagacggcgccaatgatgATGGTTTGCTAAACCGGGGCCCGGGCCGTCAGGGTAGTAAAGTGGGCCTGACGAGATGATCGGACTAAGTGATACGTCCTTCCTTGATTGAGGTAATCTGCAGGCAAGGAAAGGAAATTAAAGCACGTTAGTGGGACACCGAAAAGTTTTTCGGcggggccactccgatgcttaagtcaggCTCAGAAACAGAGTGGGCTTTAGGTAAAATGAATATAGtgtttttgagatttttagtGAACATCCCTTTACTGATACCTGATGCAAGGTATTTATAGGCGTTGGAATGAGGGTATGGCTCCGCATTTCGagggtagtggccacgatctggatCGTGGGTATATGGGTTGCCCACGTTTACTTGTCATGCCCGATGAAGGTAGAAAGCTCGGGATTATGGCCATCGTGGGGATCATGCTCTTGAGAAATGGGTTTTGTATAAGTCATGAAGACTCGGTCTTCTCGGCCTTATGCCTTCATTCGGGATGAGTTAGTCCACTGTATCTGATCCATTAGTCCGACCTTATCCAGCCATGTCACTCTTGCCTCTTCCTAGCCCTGATACCCCTGACTTCCCGGGGTATCACCACTCCTCcctaaaatagtcgggctagaaccCTGTTTGTTGTCCTGACTAGCGTCCCTGTTGCCTTTGCCTCTTCCTAGCCCTGATACCCCTAACTTCCCGGGGtatcaatatatataatattatgtgTTTTTTTAACAGAATAATATTATGTgttaaatttgaaatatatataaagattATTTCTCGCAACACTTGCCTTACCGGTATTGCAGGAaagatttttttaagaaaaaaaaaagagcaagAATTTGAAGCAAACTTTTCAAACCTGCAATAGTTTAAAAATGTTTCTAGATGAATTAATTGAGAATTAAAAGGGTGGAAGACTTTTAATTAGTTGAATTTTCAATTTAAATACTGCtaagattaaaaataataatatgaaattattatatattcttCCGATTCATATATTTAGATTTGAATATGTTtcacacaaatttaaaattatttgcaaaacaaattttaaagaaaattcttatttttcacTTGTTCATGAATGATTTAATATGATATAAAAAGTTTTGGAAGTAACTAATTTATTTCAAACATAAGAAGTTGTTATGTGTCAATTTTGTAATTCAGATCTTTTATTTAATCTGATAATtgaaaaatgttattttttatgtccAAAGTATTGTTCTAGTTGTAGATAGTCATATGAACCAGTCTTATGGATAGATCCGTATGATCGTCTCGCAGGAGACCTGCTAAAAGTTAAAGATATAATGGAAAAAAATACTAAATATAGATATTAGACTATATTTTGAGATCGATAAAAAGgaaattatatgatttttatatatggGACGTAGGAAATATCTTAGAGCGATATCATTATTACGATTTGCACAAAATTTTTATGAAATGGTCTCACAGGTCAATTTTATAAGATCACTATCTTATTTGAGACTCATGAAAATTTATTACtttttgtcaaaaatattattttttattgaaaatatgAACATAATTGACATATCTCACGGACAGAGATATGCTCTTATGATTTATGTCAATCCTAATGAATATTAATGACTAATCTTGAAAGCTCGCGCAATTTCGTTAGTTAAGCCGAAAATCTTAATTGTCGACTacaacaaataatatataataattaaataaatatcttggTAGTTTTGTTAAcgtaataattattaattattattgcttTAATCACACGTCGGGCTTTAGGCTTAGCTAGATTTGAGCTCTAACAAGGACCTCCACTACTACTAATAAATACATTTTTTTAGGATCCGCCACTTATGTAAATATTAAATCTACAATTTGTTTACACTTTTATTTTAAGCAAATTATCAAGAAATATTCTGAAGTATATATTTGGGATAATAAAAAGTTAAtatgaaataataattatatatggcAACGTGGAAATGAGGAAAAATAGTTTCAAGAAAAGAATTAGCAATATTGAGTGGATATTTCCAGTCTCCAGAAAATACCGTAGGAGGTCGAGTTCAACTTTCCCCCATGACATTGTCGCAGCGTAAATTCAATGTTTATCGTTACCTTGATTTCTCTCTCTCTTACTATATGATCTCATTAACCAGCCTAGACCCTATTCCATATCACTTCATTTCGTAGATTCTAATTTTCAATCATCTTCTGATATCTAGAGCTGCATTAGTTTGCAGAAACAGGATGAGAATGATATTTTCATATGTGAGAGATTGAGAGATGTATATTCTCTTGTgaatgtttatttttaaaataataggaATAAACATTCCCCTTTTTTTACCAAAAGATTGTCTGTTTCCATTCCTTCATTTTATCGATTTCGATTTTGATAATGATAAAATTAACATTTATTATATTTAGATTTAACAACATGATCCTCAACTTAAACATCAACATATCACCTTCTTTgtccacaaaaattaaaatgataatatgaccataaaattaataattaattaatcataattacattaagataagaacatgataaatatacaatataccATTTTTTTCTACCATATTTTAGTATTGTTTGATAGAGATTCTAGAAAGCTTagcttttctttcacaaaattccaaaattttgtaaaataaaagctgagaagtacttctcccaaacactacctttaatataaatagattttacttttaaaaagaaaaggaaaggaaaaagaaataaaaaaaaataaagaagaagaaaacttAACGAAACATCCGACTTCAGAACCCACTTCTCATAGCCAAGGATTTATGTTCTAATATAATCTATCCATGTGTAATTATACAAATGTCTAAGCCAAACACTGAAGACCTTTAATACTATGTATGTACAAGGAGAAAACAAAGACCAATAAACAAATAAACCTCAATCACTCCAGTTATCCTGATCAACTGCATCAGCTGTTTGCTGCCCTTTCCTCCACTCATCCTGCATTTCCAACCAAAATAAGGTTGGGATCACAACATCGGAATATCGAACGTTCAGAAAACCTACCATTTCAtcagaaataaattttgatGGAGACCAGACGAGGATTTGTCTATCGTTACCGCCCGTGTATAACTCCTACAACAACACAGAAACCAAAGTATTAATCTCCTTTTCAATGACCGAACGAGAACTATGCAGGGAAAAAAGTACAGGCGACATTTGCGAAACAATACTCCTCACAGCACAATACAAAGTTACAAACGCTTTGATCGTCCAGACTCCAGATTCTCTCTCATGCATGAAAAAAATTCTACACGGTAGTCAAACTCTGCATAACCAAGTGTTCCAAATGCATGATTGCATAATCTCAATAGCTGTGCTCGAGcattaaaaaatcaatataaaatatagATAATGAAGATAATTCATTTGCTTGAAGAACTTAGAAGGGCTAATCATGGAAAAATTACTGTATCAGCAACCCTCAACCCACCCCACCCCACCTCACCCCacaaccaccaccaccacccaacccatccaaaaaacaaaaaccaaaaaagaaaaagagggCTGAAGTCATCATGGTGACGAATAATTGTAGCTAACCATCACCTAGAATCAACTCAGTCTTTTGGATGAAACGAGAAAGGACTTATAGATTATCCTAAAAACCTAAACTAGTAAAGTTTCTTTATCCACCCTCATAGCATGGCTAAGGATGACAGAGCAGTAGGGATAATTACTTTCTGCGAATATTACCAATCAACAAGTTGTGACCAGAGAACACCTTGGGTGTTTTTTAAAGTGCTCTCTCTGGTCAAGGCCCTGCAGCCATCCTGTGCAGATGTTTGTGCTCTTTACTTTTAGGGATGGTGAATTGCATTACGTGGGTGTGGGGGTTGGGGTTGgggtgagagagagagagagagagagacgaACATGATCTTGTGCATTGTACCAACAGCAGTTGACGTTTTCATAATGGCCACGGAAAGTAGCCTTTGTTTGACCAGACCACATATCGAAGACCTAAGAAATTGAGAGCATATATTATACAAACTCTTAGACAAAGTGATACTGTCACAGTAGAATGTGAGAAGAAGATGTATACTTTCACAGTGTTCATGCATGGAATAAAAGCGAGAGCTGAATCATGAGATACAGCCATCTGTATAGCTTTCGTGCTTTGCAACCGTTTCGTTTCAAAGTTCACAAGCGTATTACATCCAGATTCTATATCCCATAACTTCAGCCGTGAATCAGAACCTGAAAGTCAAAAGTATTATAAAGAATTATCATCTATATTACTACatttagttatttaaatttggCACCTAACACTATATATCCAAAATGGAACTTCAAGGACTAGCAAGAGCCATGCACAAAAACCTATGCCAATTCAAATCAACAAGGAAAGGAAGATGCAACTAAGCATTACCCTTAGCCTAAGGTTGTGCTACTTTCTCCATATCAACTAGTCAGAAAGCAATGCATTGGAGTAGACCTcatgaaaatggatttttgagaaTACAATCTAACTAAACATAGATCAAGCTTTCTCATGTCCACATCACATGAGAAAACAGAACAATAATCTTTATTCTTTCAGTTCTAATGTAAAATTGAACCGAGAAGTCTTTACAGACACTAGgcagaaaatatttaaaaaatttgagtggAAGTTCAAATAAAAATAGTGAAACATAGAAAAAAAACAGTAGAAACGAGAATACATGATAATTCAACTTCAATGTGTAGCAAAATTCAACCTGCACTAAGAAGATACATGCCATCATCAGTCCCCTTTATTCCAGTTACAACACCATAATGGCCCGTGGCACGATCATGACTTGATAGCATTCCAGGATGTAATCGCTGTTTTGTGGTTTTTACGTGACTTGAAACCCTCACAGTTGAATAGGGCTTCAAAGCATTTCCATTGGGTACTTTCCTCTGAGGTGCTCGGACTTTTGCATTTGAACTTTGTCCCACCGATGAAGATTTCTACGGAAGAGCAAAAAGATCACAAGGTAAATAAAATCACAGTTACAAGACTCGATATATCTGTGGGTGGAAAAAGAATAAGGCGCATGCAAAAATTTTGCCGAGACAGTATTTTCATGCATAAGACCATTCAGGAACCAGGAAAAGATTTGGAAAAGTTCTGTTTCATTCCATTATGAAATTCTCCGACTTGATGATCATAGTCAAGCAAAAGACTATTCTATATGTGAAATTTAACGAATTTCCTCTGCCATGAACACTTTTCAGTTAAAAATTAGATATTTGCACTTACAAGCAAACTAAATTTCATGATgtgttaaaaaaattacataaaactAGAAACATGAAAAGGAGAACAATGTCAACCATCTCATTCTTCAGGCTAAAATTGTGTACGttataacacatatatcaattGCTTCGCATATTTGTACTAGAAAACAGAAACCTTATTAGTTGTTATACGCGATAGCAGAGGTGGGCGTCTTCCAAGCTGAGAATGGGATTGATCTAAAATACAAAAGCATCCAGCACGCCTGATGTCCCAAAAACGTATAGCACCATCGCATCCTCCAGTTACCAAAACCCACTCACTAGAAGTAGACCACTCCAGTGACATTACACCATCTATCATAACAAccaattataataaataaagatCCATCACATCTTATCAAATGCAATTTCATACAAGACCTAACACCGAATTGGAATTCTCAACAAACTGAACTGATTTTCTATTCACAACAAAATCGAAAGAAGAGCAAGAAATATCTAGGTGGTGGCAGAAATAAAGAGAGTGAAACACAATTAGCATTATTGTGTTTAACAAATCAATGTGAATGAAAGGTAAATTAAGACCCATAAAAGTAGCTTCTGATAGGGATGAACTGAAAGGCAGAATACTCATAATGTCAGACTGTTGAATGAAGCTATATATACTAACTTGAGACAGTTTAAGCAAATAGAAAACAGTGTAAGAACATAAAAACAGATGCTATCATGCATTTACCTTTCTTGGTATTCATGCTGGCATAGTCTGATCATGTCAAGTAGGAAATTTCAATCTAACAAAATACGAAAACGCAGCCCAGGAAATTTTCAGGATTGAGGAAAATATCATTTAAAATCAACTGTAAAATCTCGGTCACCAATTGATTCACCCTAATACGCTCTACCCGCTAGTTCGTCATTTCTGATAAGAAAAAACTTTAGAACAAATGCTTATTGTTTTAGTAAAAGCTATAATTGCTGGTAACACGCAACTCAAATATAAAGCAGCTCAAACAGTGTGTATCAACCGCTTTATGAAGGGCAGAGAGACAAAAAATAAGAAGACTAAGAGGCATAAATATAACTACCTCATATATGTACGACAAGGTGATGTGCAACTATTTACATACCACGATGACCTGATAATGTGTGGGCAAATGCGCCAGAGGCTATATCACATAAACGAACTTGGACATCCTCAGTTCCAGCAGCAATTAACATGTGAGATCTTGCTTGTGGAGACATAGCAATTTTATAAACCTTTCCCGGCATTTTAAAATTCTGTACAACCTGCATTAGAAATATTAAGTAACACCAGATGCTAGAAGGAAGACTTACTAAGAAATATTTTATCTAAAGATCCAAAAGAAACAAGACTTACTTGTGTTGTATTTGTATCCCAGACATTAAT comes from the Henckelia pumila isolate YLH828 chromosome 1, ASM3356847v2, whole genome shotgun sequence genome and includes:
- the LOC140878479 gene encoding WD repeat-containing protein ATCSA-1-like isoform X1, with amino-acid sequence MWKETRDREFGNLRPNSFVNRIATARLSSIQLSNYKEIVSSHRGSVDSLQVDLTEGRYLLAGAADATVAVYDVQRPTNYEGGGLIAKHKSVFVINKQHENGHKYAISSAIWYPIDTGLFVTGSYDHHINVWDTNTTQVVQNFKMPGKVYKIAMSPQARSHMLIAAGTEDVQVRLCDIASGAFAHTLSGHRDGVMSLEWSTSSEWVLVTGGCDGAIRFWDIRRAGCFCILDQSHSQLGRRPPLLSRITTNKKSSSVGQSSNAKVRAPQRKVPNGNALKPYSTVRVSSHVKTTKQRLHPGMLSSHDRATGHYGVVTGIKGTDDGMYLLSAGSDSRLKLWDIESGCNTLVNFETKRLQSTKAIQMAVSHDSALAFIPCMNTVKVFDMWSGQTKATFRGHYENVNCCWYNAQDHELYTGGNDRQILVWSPSKFISDEMDEWRKGQQTADAVDQDNWSD
- the LOC140878479 gene encoding WD repeat-containing protein ATCSA-1-like isoform X2, encoding MWKETRDREFGNLRPNSFVNRIATARLSSIQLSNYKEIVSSHRGSVDSLQVDLTEGRYLLAGAADATVAVYDVQRPTNYEGGGLIAKHKSVFVINKQHENGHKYAISSAIWYPIDTGLFVTGSYDHHINVWDTNTTQVVQNFKMPGKVYKIAMSPQARSHMLIAAGTEDVQVRLCDIASGAFAHTLSGHRDGVMSLEWSTSSEWVLVTGGCDGAIRFWDIRRAGCFCILDQSHSQLGRRPPLLSRITTNKKSSSVGQSSNAKVRAPQRKVPNGNALKPYSTVRVSSHVKTTKQRLHPGMLSSHDRATGHYGVVTGIKGTDDGMYLLSAGSDSRLKLWDIESGCNTLVNFETKRLQSTKAIQMAVSHDSALAFIPCMNTVKVFDMWSGQTKATFRGHYENVNCCWYNAQDHSLTTV